The sequence aacttaaaggacatcaaccaccaggatgaaggactgtatgcaaatgagcctgacaggCTTCAGGCTGCAATATAACAAATATGGAGCCTGCAGCTCCTCAGGGttgtttgcatacagtccttcatcctggtggcagatgtcctttaaaaacctgtcaccctgaaaaagtgcgctcggagctgcttactaaagtaagcaactcctGCTGCcagaacagacgcagcagtgttatacTGTTAGCGTTATTAGAAACTtccaataacgctaacaaacactgctgcgctgtacactacaaacatattcatgagggagcagtccaaggcgctgcctcttccccaaaCCGCCCTGCTTGCTCCATGGGGCAGCggtgaccgccccctcatgaatatgccggaccactTTGAGAGTGGTCCAGCGTTAGTACTGTACATGGCAGCGGCGTTAGTTAAAGATATCGGAGGTAtcagataacgctagcagtgtaacagtgCGGGGACTGTTGTACCACTATTAGCTGctaactttagtaagcagctcctagtgcactttttcagggtgagaggtcctctttaagtaagaACTTTGTATGGTGCTTCCCATCACCACCAatccctcctcccttctaaaatcaacttttacaattatgctaatgagacagaagggttctgggggttgttaccagagaccctccgtgctgtagcatgacaggctgttacactgtggagAAGCACTCTTCCCTCCCACTgcttgctgcagtgagattaaatcagaccaagggagagggaagtgctgaccAGGAGGAGGGAGAGACTGTGCAACAGCATTTGAAGCTACAGCAAGAAGGggatctggtaatgcccccagaaccctaacaaaattttaaaagagtcacagtgcctggatgtatgggtaagtgtccctggtttatcatgatggattttgatggtagatttcctttaggggaATTTCGAGCAACAAGGCACACACTGTGACCCAGTGCTCAGGCTTACACACCCCCTTTTTAATTTGATAAGCACATTCCTTACCATCAGAGGGATTTACACTGACCTTTAGGGTATAAATGTGCACCCAAGGACTCTATAAGTCTCCTATAAAGAGTCTATAGGGCAAATTGCAGAGGGTACagctaaattaaaggggtttttaccatgaaggaaagttaggccctatccatgggataaggtttaacttgctgatcagtgctgagaACCCCGCAGATCGCGAAACTGCTCCTCTGACTAATGccgcagacggccgcacatgactgttctgttccattaatctctatggagctgacggaaattgccgagcgctgcgctcaccgatctccgtcagctccatagagattaatgcagcagaatggtcatgcgacagacccctcgtttttgtgatctgtggaggtcccaCACCAAGTGTTATGCTGCACCCCAAAAATCCACGGCACCACCCCAGTACAACCGGTTGTCCCCAGTGCAGGCACCTTCAGCCTCCTgtctcctctcactacctgttaCTGATTTACAGAAAGGAATTTCATTTATGCATAGAAACACAGAAAACTGTCATGTGACCTTGAGAATAAATATCCTattaatatttaacatttaattAACCCTTGTCTgaccatttgtttttattgttgtAGAAGTTAGATTGATCCCCTGTATGTTCTCCGGTGGATCCATTTCTGCAGATTCCTCGCTATGCCAGGTAAGTGTCCTGTGCTGTAGCTGCGCTGTGTGTCCATGTGGGATGCTTGAGTCCACACGTGTAGATTTTGGCCGCAGGCCCATGGTTATCCTGATTATTCCTGGTGACGCAGCGGTCGGAGCTGCCCTTTATAATATTTGACAAGGATTGCAGTAATGGGGCGGATTTACAAAGACAAATATGCAATTATTCAATTATGCAATTGATActttcagttttctagatctctgcttgctgtcattctttaggaagcttcattgtttacttcctgtggataaacactaatccctggtcatgtgatgtcacacagatgcaacgCTCGTGATCATGatcagtgatataacgagccttgtgcctttgtgccatcacatgacaagTGAGATATagctagccgtgcacctgtgtgacatcacatgaccagggatttaacaagccgtgtacctgtgtgacatcacatgaccagtggtataacagccgtgcacctgtgtgacatcacatgaccagggacacatTGCTGTCCACTATTAGTACACATAGAAGCGTTCTACAGAAtgaccatgaggaattgatgaagaaagtacattggaaatgtttgtaacttttcattatacaaacagtaaTGTTTATTTGCTGtaacaggacaacccctttaacaccttaaaggaaacctaccactgctcgcatgatgaaatcatgcgagcagaccacccggtaggctatttaatactgatgccggcacatactttagttaggctcggCGTACTTtagttttccaaaaaaaattattaacttacatatgtaaatagcactccggtgctacccctacgtcatcttcggaaggacgatggcttccgatgtttaattattgacgcctccttcattgtaaccgtcctccttcaggtgccgagagccgtgacgtcaccaagctctcggcacctatcgcgcatgcgcagatactaactctcgcaCACTGGCCGgagataggtgccgagagcttggtgacgtcacggctctcggcacctgaaggaggacggttaCAATGAACGAGGCgtcaataattaaacatcggaagccatcggccttccgaagatgacgtaagggtagcaccggagggctatttacatatgtaagttaatcatttttttagcaaaactaaagtacgccgagcctaactaaagtatgtgccggcatcagtattaaatagcctacccgGTGGTCTGCTTgcatttcatcatgcgagcagtgtaaggacacggcCTAAAATGGTCCTGAgagcacttttttttgttttttcgctGCTCTAATTCCAAAAGAAATGACTTCATTTAGTTTTTGCCTGACATGGGTATATGAGGACTTTTTGCAATAAGAGTTgtattttccaaaagttaatttttatggtaaaatagcataatgataaaatgtattaaccctttcctgtgggggaacagaataaaatgacACTTGTTGTTTATTAAAACGTTTACAtttatgcataaaaaaaaacataagtaccgtatttttcagactataaggctcacaaaaaatcctttgattttctcagaaatcaaaggtgcgccttatagtccagtgcgtcttatatatgaaccttacttacagacaacagctgccttgaactgtgcacaggtctgccacctgctggtcattcatccttataatcaggtgcgccttatatatgaacctagacgttttagcaggcatttagtgatgttgcgccttataatctggtgctccttattgtctgaaaaatacggtaaatgattctgtagaatagtacAATTAAAGAGATACATGGACAGGTTTATCTATAACTTTTTGTTTCTCAATCAGAAGAGccttattagggcttgtttattgcaggATAAGATATTATTTCTATTGATACTATTTTGGGGTACATCCAtctttttgattgctttttataaaattttgaaatagtgtttttcatttttatacccTTCTCAATACAGTTATAATAACTTAATAACTGCTTAGCCAAGGTCAGTATTGTCATGGCAAAACCCATTTAGCAGGAgggttattattgtttttttttgcacattatatAGTTACTTGGGTAAAATAGTTACTAGTAAAAGGGGGAATTATTGGTgtgtttttgttattattttttattattattatttgatgtGTTTATGTATCAGTCACAGACCAAGCATTTGTGACCCTTTGCACAAATGACATCTACTCTCAAGGTGCTTTGGTTTTGGGGAAATCTTTGAGGAATCATGAGACATCCCGTAAGCTGGTGGTAATGATAACTTCTCAAGTCTCCGGTCGTATGAGGTAAGACCAGGCCGAGGGCTGCTTCTAGATTTTTCTGTCCATAGGGAAATAAAGAAAAACCTTTTCCAGAATGGGGAAAGGAAAACTTTGCCACTATTGCTATCCTAAAAAAAGGCAGCTTCCTATAGGTTAGTTGCTGACTTTTATGAAGCCTTGAGACATGATTttggataaaagccaaaccaatAAATGTCTTCCAGAAGCAAAAGACACCCATTTAATCTCCTCTTTTTGGAAAAGTTGCATCCTGCAAGTTAGACATTGATATATAAGTAGCTGCCTTCTTTAAGTTGACAGATTTCCTTTCCACGCCTTGAAAATTTATCTGCATATACTTTTCCCTGAATTATCAGCAGAATATGAATGAccttaagacactggggcacatttacttaccccttccagaggagttcaccgaaagtgcattgtctgatgataatgcactgtgccgcgattcactaagatcgtgcgcctgatatcctgcatgtgtcgcttccccgctcaggtcttcttcttcttccaggtgcatgtaagtgattgggcttgcgacacaatttgaaagttacttCCCGCTCCCACATTCAGTCCAAATTAGTCAGACCGTcggcacccccctcccccccccccaatttgcgtTGAATGAAAGTCAGCGCAGCTCCCCAAAAAATTGATTGTGTGCGCCGAAataaatcccagcgcagacacctgtcaaATACCTGTCTAagaaaaaggcgaacagtccgtcaaaagtgagcagcgtgaccctttgtaaatgagaaTGTTTGTAGAAGCAGTCTCCTTAAAATGGCTGTACCAAATATTTAGGTATAAAATTTACCGCTGAGGCTTCAACTGCGGGATCTTTCCAATAACACAGAACAGGATCCCCAGCAATCCTAAAATTGGGGATCTTCTCTTACTCATGCATAGAGCGGCTGGATAAGCTTGTGTTCTACCACTTCATTCAATGATATTGCTGTGCACAGCACTCGGGTATCTCTAGTGCTCTTATAGACAGTTAATGAGAGTACCAGAGATAGCCGAGCACTGCTCAGCAATTTCTCACACTACCATACAGTTGCATGGAAAcatgcttgtcctgctgctccacccttAAGTGAAAACTGGAACCCAGTTCTTTGGATTGCTGGAGGTCCTGTTTTTGTGATGTGTGGGATCCCAGCAGTTAGATCTTATCCAAACAGCATGTTATCacctattctgtggataagggataacttatataattggtacaatccctttaaggaaatatATATCCCTTCCTGACCCATCTCCATACAAAGGAATACATTAAGTACCTTAAAAATCtacagaaatctaccatcataatcaagcatAGATAAACCAGGCACACATACTGATGGACCTCGGCATTGTGACTGTTCTAatcttcttatccatggcctccttccttcgaaaatcaacttttaaaattatgcttatgagccagaagggcactgggggtgtTACCCGAGCCCTTCCATGCTATAGCTTCAAAGTCTATTACCCACTGTGTGCAAAAAGGTGGAAGGTGCAAAAACTACAGTGCTCTGAAGTCACTGCTCAGCTTCTATTTACTTTTCTATTTTAAGGGCTGTTCTTGGTAAAGTTTTTGATGAAGTTTTGGAGGTGGATATTCTGGACAGTGCAGATCTGGTGCGGTTGTCCTTACTGAAACGTCCAGAACTTGGAGTGACCTTCACCAAAATCCAGTGCTGGACCCTCACGCAGTACACAAAGTGTGTGTACATGGACGCGGACACAATAGTAAGTATACTTTACTGATCTATATCTTATGCCTAACATTCCAAGGTTGCGGTAAAGTTTTAGGTGAAATTCTTACCTGTATATGAATGAATACTTGCCTATGGGAGACTTTTAGGAAAATGTATGAGATTATTCCTTTTCTGTAACAGCCTCTCCGTAACATCGATGAATTGTTTGATCGAGAAGAATTTTCAGCCGCTCCCGATTCCGGTTGGCCGGACTGTTTTAACAGTGGGGTGTTTGTCTTCAGACCTTCACTGGACACCTTCAGACGTCTTCTACAGTATGCAGAAGACAATGGCAGCTTTGATGGTAAGGTTTTATCTCATTTAGTGCTATCTTACTgaatacagtcagtcccctacttaagaacacccaacttacatacgacccctagttacaaacggacctctggatgttggtaatttactgtactttagtcctaggctacaataatgagctgtaacagttatcacatgtgtctgtaatgaagctttattattaatcctggttcttatgacaacacaacattttaaaaatccatttgtcacagagaccaaaaaacaatttgactggggttgcaattataaaacatacagttccgacttacatacaaattcaactgaagaacgcagaacctatcctgtatgtaacccggggactgcctgtaccctaTTATCTCTAGTCAAAACCTTTGGAAATATACTTTTACGTCATGTTCAAAACCAGTTTGTAGTAAAAGTAGGTGCTGTCCAATCTATCCACAATTATGCTTGATTCAAATGTATATGAGGGTGCCCATATACATCCAGATTTGTGCCAATTGCTGATATGCATCTGTACTTGCTTTGAAACAATGATTTCCATAATTGACGGGAGTCAACCAGCCATTTAGACCATACAAAgctttgggtattgtccctggacatcTGTGTAATTatacttttgtgtgtgttgttagtagcaacaggactgtgaaagtgGGGTCCGtccatttatattccatgattgttgCTGGAATTGAAGCACTCCTGTTTAAGATCTTACAGCACAGATACAGGCTTGGGAGgagtttgaatgcagagatcaaagaacacagccgtttgaggagactattccagtgttccaggtccagctacaatcggggaatacatatttcacagtcctgctgctactgacaataaATACAAAATCTGGTTACCCAGAGCCAGTATGTAATGTCTTCAGCTTTGTGTGGTCAAAGTTGCTGGTAAACTCCCTTTTGAACAGCACATCATATTTCGGCCTGACTGTGACTTGTATGAACAGAAAAAACTGTGTCGTCGTAAGTTATGCTGATTTGAGCAACAAAAAAGCTTCCCTGGTTATACTGTATAGAACTAGAATTTTGCTGTTCTGTTCAGAGGAGCTGTGGTTAGAACAGAAAATGAGGCTTACACAGATTGTAGACGTGTCAAAGGGCTGTTTGGCTCCtaagccttttttatttttatatgtttttttattattttttgcaggTGGTGACCAGGGTCTACTAAACAGTTTCTTTAGTAATTGGGCAACAGCAGACATCAGCAAACATTTGCCTTTCATCTATAACTTGAGCATAAGTTCTGTTTACACCTACATACCAGCTTTTAAAcagtaagtaataataataattcctttatttatatagcgcacacagattacacagcgctgcacagaacttgtcatatcagtccctgtccccaatgtggctcacaatctaatcaacctaccaatatgttttggagtgtaggaggaaaccggaggacctggcaaacacggagagaacttactaaggctatattcacactgccgttgcccgcccgtaccgtaccgtagcgggcaacggcagtgtacggggagaggaggaggaggtgagcgcagcccctctccatagcaacctatggcgcacggcgccgtattacgggaaaagataggacaggtcctatctttttcccgggtacggaacggtacggtgccgcacgtgtgcggcaccgtaccgctcccgtggggtgccgtgcgcccatagaagtgtatgggggacgtatatcggccgtatatacgtcggccgtatatacgtcccccatacgttagtgtgaatgtagcctaactctttGCAGATACATGTCATCTAACCAAATGTAACTTGGGCGAGGGTTGTCACCTGTAGCTGAGTGTCATCTTGCACTACTTGTGGTAACATCTCCATGTGCGCCAAGAAAGTTTCCTGCATTAAATTAcatttaatatacactcaccggccactttattaggtacactatgctagtaacgggttggacccccttttgccttcagaactgcctcaattcttcgtggcatagatacaacaaggtgctggaagcattcctcagagattttggtccatattgacatgatggcatcacacagttgccgcagatttgacggctgcacatccatgatgcgaatctcccgttccaccacatcccaaagatgctctattggattgagatctggtgactgtggaggccatttgagtgcagtgacctcattgtcatgttcaagaaaccagtctgagatgattccagctttatgacatggcgcattatcctgctgaaagtagccatcagatgttacagggtacattgtggtcataaagggatggacatggtcagcaacaatactcaggtagcctgtggcgttgcaacgatgctcaattggtaccaaggggcccaaagagtgccaagaaaatattccccacaccatgacaccaccaccaccagcctgaactgttgatacaaggcaggatggatccatgctttcatgttgttgacgccaaattttgaccctaccatccgaatgtcgcatcagatatcgagactcatcagaccaggcaacgtttttccaatcttctactgtccaatttcgatgagcttgtgcaaattgtagcctcagtttcctgttcttagctgaaaggagtggcacccggtgtggtcttctgctgctgtagcccatctgcctcaaagttggaggtactgtgcgttcagagatgctcttctgcctaccttggttttaacgggtggcgatttgagtcactgttgcctttctatcagttcgaaccagtctgcccattctcctctgacctctggcatcaacaaggcatttccgcccacagaactgccgctcactggatgttttttctttttcggaccattctatgtaaaccctagagatggttgtgcgtgaaaatcccagtagatcagcagtttctgaaatcctcagaccagcccttctggcaccaaccatgccacgttcaaaggcactcaaatcacctttcttccccatactgatgctcggtttgaactgcaggagactgtcttgaccatgtctacatgcctaaatgcactgagttgccgccatgtgattggctgattagaaattaagtgttaacgagcagttggacaggtgtacctaataaagtggcc comes from Engystomops pustulosus chromosome 6, aEngPut4.maternal, whole genome shotgun sequence and encodes:
- the LOC140064699 gene encoding glycogenin-2-like isoform X5, with protein sequence MPVTDQAFVTLCTNDIYSQGALVLGKSLRNHETSRKLVVMITSQVSGRMRAVLGKVFDEVLEVDILDSADLVRLSLLKRPELGVTFTKIQCWTLTQYTKCVYMDADTIPLRNIDELFDREEFSAAPDSGWPDCFNSGVFVFRPSLDTFRRLLQYAEDNGSFDGGDQGLLNSFFSNWATADISKHLPFIYNLSISSVYTYIPAFKQFGSEAKVVHFIGTPKPWNCKYNPQSKWVVEEEALNGEQHQLFLVHWWETYISDILPLLTEQEEFDGTDKHQFGRIELQMKSENPSSDCSKEAQPDNPGHSGAHLIIPLYWRILCVQSAISLRKLNLLLAVLL
- the LOC140064699 gene encoding glycogenin-1-like isoform X1, which encodes MPVTDQAFVTLCTNDIYSQGALVLGKSLRNHETSRKLVVMITSQVSGRMRAVLGKVFDEVLEVDILDSADLVRLSLLKRPELGVTFTKIQCWTLTQYTKCVYMDADTIPLRNIDELFDREEFSAAPDSGWPDCFNSGVFVFRPSLDTFRRLLQYAEDNGSFDGGDQGLLNSFFSNWATADISKHLPFIYNLSISSVYTYIPAFKQFGSEAKVVHFIGTPKPWNCKYNPQSKWVVEEEALNGEQHQLFLVHWWETYISDILPLLTEQEEFDGTDKHQFGRIELQMKSENPSSDCSKEAQPDNPGHSVSSQPSSSSGQPPLDDSLQGQDLLPSQLSPQPVTEDSFHMAHLSKSVSELSIQEAEEALKMEEERRKWEEGHIDYMGKYSFDNIQKKLDRFLQ
- the LOC140064699 gene encoding glycogenin-1-like isoform X3, with product MPVTDQAFVTLCTNDIYSQGALVLGKSLRNHETSRKLVVMITSQVSGRMRAVLGKVFDEVLEVDILDSADLVRLSLLKRPELGVTFTKIQCWTLTQYTKCVYMDADTIPLRNIDELFDREEFSAAPDSGWPDCFNSGVFVFRPSLDTFRRLLQYAEDNGSFDGGDQGLLNSFFSNWATADISKHLPFIYNLSISSVYTYIPAFKQFGSEAKVVHFIGTPKPWNCKYNPQSKWVVEEEALNGEQHQLFLVHWWETYISDILPLLTEQEEFDGTDKHQFGRIELQMKSENPSSDCSKEAQPDNPGHSVSSAHLSKSVSELSIQEAEEALKMEEERRKWEEGHIDYMGKYSFDNIQKKLDRFLQ
- the LOC140064699 gene encoding glycogenin-1-like isoform X2 gives rise to the protein MPVTDQAFVTLCTNDIYSQGALVLGKSLRNHETSRKLVVMITSQVSGRMRAVLGKVFDEVLEVDILDSADLVRLSLLKRPELGVTFTKIQCWTLTQYTKCVYMDADTIPLRNIDELFDREEFSAAPDSGWPDCFNSGVFVFRPSLDTFRRLLQYAEDNGSFDGGDQGLLNSFFSNWATADISKHLPFIYNLSISSVYTYIPAFKQFGSEAKVVHFIGTPKPWNCKYNPQSKWVVEEEALNGEQHQLFLVHWWETYISDILPLLTEQEEFDGTDKHQFGRIELQMKSENPSSDCSKEAQPDNPGHSQPSSSSGQPPLDDSLQGQDLLPSQLSPQPVTEDSFHMAHLSKSVSELSIQEAEEALKMEEERRKWEEGHIDYMGKYSFDNIQKKLDRFLQ
- the LOC140064699 gene encoding glycogenin-1-like isoform X4, with the protein product MPVTDQAFVTLCTNDIYSQGALVLGKSLRNHETSRKLVVMITSQVSGRMRAVLGKVFDEVLEVDILDSADLVRLSLLKRPELGVTFTKIQCWTLTQYTKCVYMDADTIPLRNIDELFDREEFSAAPDSGWPDCFNSGVFVFRPSLDTFRRLLQYAEDNGSFDGGDQGLLNSFFSNWATADISKHLPFIYNLSISSVYTYIPAFKQFGSEAKVVHFIGTPKPWNCKYNPQSKWVVEEEALNGEQHQLFLVHWWETYISDILPLLTEQEEFDGTDKHQFGRIELQMKSENPSSDCSKEAQPDNPGHSAHLSKSVSELSIQEAEEALKMEEERRKWEEGHIDYMGKYSFDNIQKKLDRFLQ